CGCCCGGACTGGACGGCTTGGTCACATAATCGTCGCCGCTTAACTCGGAATAAAAGCTGGTAAAGGTACTTTGGAAAGACTATCGGAATATTCTCCATCAGATGTGATTATGCTTGGCATGTTCTTACTGTCATTGCTCACTTATCTGCACAAACGAAAATAACCCGCCCAGGTTAACGGCCAAGGGAACGGGTTAATTTCTCTGATTCTTTGGAGGTTTCCCATCCAATAATTTGTTTTACTTCCTTACGAGCGACACACAGCACTCCACATGTGTGGAGTAATCAGAGTCAACACATATTATTTCAAAATAACGGGATACCTAAACCAAGTTGTCATGCTTAAAACATACTCTTCAAATAATAAATTCCTCCGGTGCTTTCATAACTTCTCCCCCGTACACCACTAAGTCAATTTAAACAAGTGGCAAGAATCAATACAAGAACAAGTCAAGTAACAAAAAAGAGGGACTCGTCGCCCCTCTTTACTATTTCCGCCTTCATTGCTAGTTAATGAACTGTAAAATTTGAAGCATCCGCTTCAGCATCACCGTCGCTTCTGCGCGGCTTGCATTCTCTTAAAGTGAGAAGGTGGTAGCTGTTCTACCGTAAATCACGCCTGCACTCACCGATTGAGCAACGACATCTTTAGCCCAGCTGCTGAAGAATGGACTGTCAGTAAATACGGACAAGCCTCTTGCATCGGCATTTGTCTTTTTGCCGGCGAAACTCATGGCATGAGTGATCATCACCGCCATTTGCTCACTGGTAATATTGGCATTTGGTCTAAAGGTACCATCAACAAATCCCGCTTTAGCTGCTGCATTGACTGCTCCTGCGAACCAATCCGTCGATTTGACATCCGGGAATCTGGAAGTGTTGTCTTCAGAGATACCCATTGCACGTACTAAGAGCGATGCAAATTCAGCGCGACTAATTGCCGAGTTAACTAAACGATGCAATCTATCCGGTTATGGCGAGGTCAATCAGTACAATCGTTCAAGCACGCTGATGTCTGCCTTTAAACAGATCGAAGATCCGAAATTTATGTACTATGTAATCAAAGAGAATAACGAAATCTATCTTGCGTTAAAGAGATTTTTAAAAAAGTAATATTTATACGTAAAAAAACCCAAGTACTGCCTTACTGCGGCAAACTTCCCAATTTGATCGGGTGCTATTGCTATGCTTTGTGATATACTTTGAATCAACTGAATTCATTACACCATGCTCGGGGGCATCCCATTGGTTTTCTCATCTGTGCTTTTTTTATTCGGCTTTTTCCCTCTGTTCTTCGTTATTTATTATCTAACTCCCCCCATGTACAGAAATCATATCATTCTAGCAGGGAGCATTTTATTTTACCTTTGGGGCGCTCCATCCTTTGCTCCCATTCTATTCATTTCATTAGCTCTTGATTGGCACTTAGTTAATGCCATGCATCGTTTGAAAGATAAGGCTTCAAGAAACCTCACGTTAGGACTTTTACTGGCACTAAACATCGGTTTACTCGTCTATTTTAAGTATACGAATTTCATCTTCTTCAATTTGAACTCGGTATTTCCGCTTTCACACCAAATCGTATGGACGGACATCATCCTACCGATTGGAATATCATTTATTGTATTTCATAAAATCAGTTACATTTTGGATGTATACTATGGTTCGAAGGAACCAACAAAGGCCATGAATCATTATTTCATTTACATATTGCTTTTCCCAATGTCCATCGCAGGACCAATTATTAAATATCAACATATATCTGATCAGTTAAGAAGCAGAAGCACTCAGTACGAAGATGTATTAAATGGACTTTACCGATTCTCAATCGGATTGTTCAAGAAAGTATGGATTGCAGACAATATCGCCTATTTTGTCGACAACGTATTCG
This portion of the Cohnella abietis genome encodes:
- a CDS encoding S-layer homology domain-containing protein, with translation MGISEDNTSRFPDVKSTDWFAGAVNAAAKAGFVDGTFRPNANITSEQMAVMITHAMSFAGKKTNADARGLSVFTDSPFFSSWAKDVVAQSVSAGVIYGRTATTFSL